One part of the Musa acuminata AAA Group cultivar baxijiao chromosome BXJ1-5, Cavendish_Baxijiao_AAA, whole genome shotgun sequence genome encodes these proteins:
- the LOC103985590 gene encoding probable E3 ubiquitin-protein ligase BAH1-like 1 has translation MKFCKRYEEYIQGRREKELPAVGLKKLKKTLKRCRREFQSRHLHQDGGEGDGSKHNGNCAVCDGTFFPSLLKEMSAVVGCFNQRAQKLLELHLASGFHKYIMWFRGKSSQDHGAMIQQGKDLVSYALINSIAMRKILKKYDKIHYSNRGQAFRSKALSMHIEILQSPWLCELMAFYVNMRQGKTKSKAIVRLFGDCSLTFDDDGKPALSCGLFDSMKVEIDLTCSICLDTVFDPVALTCGHLFCYMCCCSAASVTIVDGLKAASPKAKCPLCRREGVHAGAVHLDELNILLSHSCPDYWEKRLRTERVERVLQAKEHWQSLSRAFMGM, from the exons ATGAAGTTCTGCAAGAGGTACGAGGAGTACATTCAGGGGAGGCGGGAGAAGGAGCTGCCCGCCGTCGGGCTGAAGAAGCTGAAGAAGACTCTCAAGAGGTGCAGGAGAGAATTCCAGTCCCGGCATCTGCATCAAGATGGAGGAGAAGGAGATGGGAGCAAACACAATGGAAATTGTGCAG TTTGTGATGGCACTTTCTTTCCTTCCCTTCTCAAGGAGATGTCAGCTGTCGTCGGCTGCTTCAACCAACGAGCTCAGAAGTTACTCGAATTGCATTTGGCATCAGGCTTTCACAAGTACATTATGTGGTTCAGAGGTAAGTCCTCACAGGACCATGGAGCGATGATACAACAAGGCAAGGACCTCGTCTCATATGCTCTCATAAACTCCATTGCCATGAGGAAGATACTCAAGAAATATGACAAG ATCCACTACTCGAATCGAGGGCAGGCATTCAGGTCTAAGGCACTCAGTATGCACATCGAGATCCTTCAATCTCCATGGCTCTGTGAGCTGATGGCCTTCTACGTTAATATGAGGCAGGGAAAAACCAAGAGCAAAGCCATCGTCCGGCTATTCGGTGATTGCTCGCTCACATTCGACGATGATGGCAAACCGGCACTTTCCTGCGGCCTCTTTGATTCTATGAAGGTTGAAATCGATTTGACTTGTTCCATCTGCTTG GACACCGTCTTCGACCCCGTTGCTCTCACCTGTGGCCATCTGTTCTGCTACATGTGTTGTTGTTCTGCTGCATCGGTAACGATAGTCGATGGTTTAAAGGCAGCAAGCCCCAAAGCGAAATGCCCTCTTTGTCGACGC GAAGGAGTACATGCAGGTGCAGTGCACCTGGATGAGTTGAACATCCTGTTAAGCCACAG CTGCCCTGATTACTGGGAGAAGCGACTTCGGACCGAAAGAGTAGAACGCGTTCTCCAGGCGAAGGAGCATTGGCAGTCTCTGAGCCGAGCTTTCATGGGCATGTGA
- the LOC135675118 gene encoding heavy metal-associated isoprenylated plant protein 35-like → MATGEEPSESLTCKTWVLRVSIHCEGCKKKVYRILKSIRGVYDTDIDAGQHKVTVKTIVDAETLIRKLEKSGKHAELWPVKKPSNQKPSNVNTSNKESGESSKPEEPSRKSEKKPIPSKPNPAASSATDTTVTKLSDAEKTQVKTKTTAEPSESATKEPQSSGTKKADASTQQPKKPAATAGGEANGDNGCAKKKGKKAQKEISEEAGKNPTAGSISSLPPQHMYSYPTHPPPPPPPYVMSYNMAEPSVTQAYYASPKPPASDGFVYMPYPPPPEFYHGPSDPSSPVLMQPNMFSDENSNSCNLM, encoded by the exons ATGGCTACCGGAGAAGAACCTTCAGAATCCCTCACATGCAAG ACCTGGGTGTTGAGAGTATCCATCCATTGTGAAGGATGCAAGAAGAAGGTTTATAGAATCCTCAAAAGCATTCGAG GTGTATATGACACGGATATCGATGCGGGGCAGCACAAAGTCACCGTTAAGACTATTGTGGACGCTGAAACGCTCATTAGGAAGCTAGAGAAGTCCGGGAAACACGCCGAGCTATGGCCGGTGAAGAAACCCAGCAACCAGAAACCCAGCAATGTCAATACCAGCAATAAGGAGAGCGGAGAATCCTCTAAACCCGAAGAACCGTCACGCAAGTCCGAGAAGAAGCCAATCCCCTCCAAGCCTAACCCTGCCGCTTCTTCCGCCACCGACACCACCGTCACAAAACTTTCAGATGCTGAGAAAACTCAAGTCAAAACCAAAACCACAGCAGAGCCGTCAGAGAGCGCCACGAAAGAGCCTCAGAGTTCTGGTACAAAGAAGGCTGACGCCTCCACCCAGCAGCCTAAGAAGCCCGCCGCCACCGCCGGCGGCGAAGCGAATGGCGACAATGGCTGCGCCAAGAAGAAAGGCAAGAAGGCTCAGAAAGAGATCTCGGAAGAGGCTGGGAAGAATCCGACTGCTGGCAGCATCAGTTCACTGCCACCACAACACATGTACTCATACCCGACACacccaccgccaccgccgccgccgtacGTCATGAGCTACAACATGGCGGAACCGAGCGTTACCCAAGCCTACTATGCTTCGCCAAAGCCGCCGGCTTCAGACGGCTTTGTTTACATGCCGTACCCTCCTCCGCCAGAGTTCTACCATGGTCCATCCGACCCGAGCTCACCGGTGCTGATGCAGCCCAACATGTTCAGTGACGAGAACTCCAATTCCTGTAATCTTATGTGA
- the LOC135674389 gene encoding beta-glucosidase 22-like, producing the protein MREGNWACLLILLLLLCLEQVLSVGQLMESSFSRDAFPPDFIFGAGTSAYQVEGAAAEDGRSPSLWDTFTHTGQMIDKSTGDVACDGYHKYKEDVKLMADTGLDSYRFSISWSRLIPNGRGAVNLKGLQFYNNFINELVKYGIEPHVTLYHLDLPQVLEDEYVGWLSPKIVDDFTAYANVCFTEFGDRIPRWTTIVEPNVIGMASYDSAIFPPARCSNPFGVINCTVGNSTIEPYIAVHNLLLAHASVVKLYRTKYQGVQKGQIGLNLYAYWCYPWTDSAADIEATQRTLDFNVGWILNPLVFGNYPEVMKKIVGSRLPSFTKYESKQLKDSFDYIGLNYYTSVYVKDNFNASMTGPRDFNTDVSVLLARSRNETPGGQFDPTIPALIDPIGLQLLLEYFKDAYGNPPIFVEENGNGVARKESEFNDTSKIDFLSGHISSILDAIRNGANVKGYFVWSFMDVFEFITGYQSRYGLYFVNFDDENRERKPKLSAQWYSSFLKQKKKKKKKKKKKVEMRINKTDLVISL; encoded by the exons ATGAGGGAAGGGAACTGGGCCTGCTTGCTGATCCTGTTACTGCTGCTATGTTTGGAGCAAGTGCTGAGTGTAGGGCAGCTCATGGAGTCCAGCTTCAGCCGGGATGCCTTCCCGCCAGATTTCATCTTTGGTGCTGGAACTTCGGCTTATCAG GTGGAGGGGGCAGCAGCTGAGGACGGGAGGAGTCCAAGTCTTTGGGATACCTTCACTCACACAG GGCAAATGATAGACAAGAGCACAGGAGATGTGGCTTGCGATGGGTATCACAAATACAAG GAAGATGTCAAGCTGATGGCTGATACAGGATTGGATTCCTACAGATTCTCCATCTCTTGGTCAAGGCTTATTCCAA ATGGAAGGGGAGCTGTTAATCTAAAGGGCTTACAGTTTTACAACAACTTCATCAATGAGCTTGTAAAATATG GAATCGAGCCACATGTTACGCTATACCATCTTGATCTTCCCCAAGTACTTGAGGATGAGTATGTTGGATGGCTGAGCCCCAAAATTGT GGATGATTTCACGGCATATGCAAACGTTTGCTTTACGGAATTTGGTGACAGAATTCCTAGGTGGACCACAATTGTGGAACCTAACGTGATAGGCATGGCTTCTTATGACAGTGCTATATTTCCACCAGCCAGGTGCTCTAATCCATTTGGTGTCATCAATTGTACTGTTGGCAATTCGACAATAGAGCCATATATTGCAGTGCACAACCTCCTATTGGCTCATGCTTCGGTCGTCAAACTATACAGGACAAAATATCAA GGTGTGCAAAAAGGGCAGATAGGCTTGAATTTGTACGCTTATTGGTGTTATCCATGGACAGACTCTGCTGCAGATATTGAAGCCACACAAAGAACGCTCGACTTCAACGTTGGCTG GATCCTAAACCCACTGGTTTTTGGAAACTACCCTGAGGTCATGAAGAAGATTGTTGGTTCAAGGCTGCCATCCTtcaccaaatatgagtctaaacagTTAAAGGATTCATTTGACTACATTGGCCTAAATTACTATACGTCGGTCTACGTGAAAGACAACTTCAATGCTTCCATGACGGGTCCTCGTGACTTCAACACAGATGTATCTGTCCTTTTAGCAA GATCAAGGAATGAAACACCTGGTGGCCAG TTCGATCCTACCATACCAGCACTTATCGATCCTATAGGACTGCAACTCCTGTTGGAGTATTTCAAGGATGCCTACGGAAACCCTCCTATCTTTGTTGAAGAAAATG GTAATGGAGTTGCAAGAAAAGAAAGTGAATTCAACGACACTTCCAAGATTGATTTCTTGAGTGGTCACATCAGTAGCATACTCGATGCTatcag GAATGGAGCAAACGTGAAAGGATACTTTGTTTGGTCGTTCATGGATGTATTTGAGTTTATAACCGGGTATCAATCGAGGTATGGCCTATACTttgtgaattttgatgatgagaatCGCGAAAGGAAACCGAAGCTCTCTGCCCAATGGTACTCCAGCTTTctcaaacagaagaagaagaagaagaagaagaagaagaagaaggttgagATGAGAATTAACAAGACCGATTTGGTGATTTCTCTGTAG